One Deltaproteobacteria bacterium DNA segment encodes these proteins:
- a CDS encoding NAD(P)-dependent oxidoreductase, translated as MTDPSTPRHVCITGALGFIGRRLGERYRAAGARVTGVDLRDDPALAVVGGDLTTPGEWRRALEGADLVIHTAALVGMGGDEAAFWRANCLATRHVLAAAAAAGVRRLVHLSSIVAFGFDYPDGVDEHYPLRPNGVPYVDTKVASEQAVLQAHAGGEVACTIVRPGDVYGPGSHFWTVSPLRAIAAGRFVLPAMGEGQVSPVFVDDLVDGIVRAAAAPEAAGQVFTVTGGETVTTSVFFGHYARMLGKASVPAAPTPLVLTLAATLGRLLGDGDITPAAVRYIARRGGYSIAKARARLGYQPAIDLAEGMRRIEEWARATGMLPAAAS; from the coding sequence ATGACCGACCCGAGCACTCCCCGTCACGTCTGCATCACCGGCGCCCTCGGCTTCATCGGACGGCGCCTCGGCGAACGCTACCGCGCGGCGGGCGCGCGCGTGACGGGCGTCGACCTCCGCGACGACCCGGCGCTCGCGGTCGTCGGCGGCGATCTCACGACGCCCGGCGAGTGGCGGCGCGCGCTCGAGGGTGCGGATCTCGTGATCCACACCGCGGCGCTCGTCGGCATGGGCGGCGACGAGGCCGCGTTCTGGCGCGCCAATTGCCTCGCGACCCGCCACGTGCTCGCCGCCGCCGCCGCGGCCGGCGTCCGCCGCCTCGTCCACCTCTCGTCGATCGTCGCCTTCGGGTTCGACTATCCGGACGGTGTCGACGAGCACTACCCCCTGCGCCCGAACGGCGTCCCCTACGTCGACACGAAGGTCGCGAGCGAGCAGGCGGTCCTGCAGGCCCACGCCGGCGGCGAGGTCGCGTGCACGATCGTGCGGCCCGGCGACGTCTACGGCCCGGGATCGCACTTCTGGACGGTGAGCCCGCTCCGCGCGATCGCCGCCGGACGCTTCGTCCTGCCCGCGATGGGCGAGGGCCAGGTCTCGCCGGTCTTCGTCGACGACCTGGTCGACGGCATCGTACGCGCCGCCGCGGCGCCGGAGGCCGCGGGACAGGTCTTCACGGTGACCGGCGGCGAGACCGTCACGACGAGCGTCTTCTTCGGCCACTACGCGCGCATGCTCGGGAAGGCGAGCGTGCCGGCGGCGCCCACACCGCTCGTGCTGACGCTCGCCGCGACCCTCGGCCGGCTCCTCGGCGACGGCGACATCACGCCGGCCGCCGTCCGCTACATCGCGCGGCGCGGCGGCTACTCGATCGCGAAGGCGCGCGCGCGCCTCGGATACCAACCGGCGATCGACCTCGCCGAAGGCATGCGGCGGATCGAAGAGTGGGCGCGCGCGACCGGGATGCTGCCGGCGGCGGCGTCCTGA
- a CDS encoding cupin domain-containing protein, with the protein MKRIESSPEGVKASGAVVAAAAADAIPPHVVVTPRAIKWVPFVPGGPHAKAAVLAGDPEKPGPFVLRIKSPAGAKAAPHWHPGDAHVTVISGTFAVGMGDVFDARKLTVLPAGSYVLLPREMHHFAQSKTPTIVQVHGMGPFQVNFVNPADDPRKKTAAR; encoded by the coding sequence ATGAAGAGGATCGAATCGAGCCCGGAGGGCGTGAAGGCGAGCGGAGCGGTCGTCGCGGCGGCGGCGGCGGACGCCATCCCGCCGCACGTCGTGGTGACGCCGAGAGCGATCAAGTGGGTCCCCTTCGTTCCTGGCGGTCCGCACGCGAAGGCCGCCGTGCTCGCGGGCGATCCCGAGAAGCCGGGGCCGTTCGTGCTCCGCATCAAGAGCCCGGCGGGCGCCAAGGCGGCGCCGCACTGGCACCCGGGCGACGCGCACGTCACGGTGATCTCGGGGACGTTCGCGGTCGGGATGGGCGACGTCTTCGACGCGAGGAAGCTGACCGTGCTGCCGGCCGGCTCCTACGTGCTCCTGCCGCGCGAGATGCACCACTTCGCGCAGAGCAAGACGCCGACCATCGTGCAGGTGCACGGCATGGGACCCTTCCAGGTGAACTTCGTGAACCCGGCCGACGATCCGCGGAAGAAGACGGCGGCGCGCTGA
- a CDS encoding MOSC domain-containing protein: MHVVSVNVGLPREVTHRGETVQTGIWKHPVAGRVAIVGDNLVGDRQADLRVHGGRDKAVYGYPCEHYAWWRERLPDADLAWGAFGENLTVAGLLEDHVRVGERFRIGTAEIMVTQPRTPCFKLGIKFGRPGIVKEFLRSERSGFYFAIVRPGEIAAGDPIERAHAEPESMTITELVRLGMADAIDAATLCRAIALPGLAAVWREAFVKRLAD, from the coding sequence ATGCACGTCGTCTCGGTGAACGTCGGCCTGCCGCGGGAGGTGACGCACCGCGGGGAGACGGTGCAGACCGGAATCTGGAAGCATCCCGTCGCGGGCCGGGTCGCGATCGTCGGCGACAATCTGGTCGGCGATCGCCAGGCGGACCTCCGCGTCCACGGCGGCCGCGACAAAGCGGTGTACGGCTATCCGTGTGAGCACTACGCGTGGTGGCGCGAGCGACTCCCGGACGCGGACCTCGCGTGGGGCGCCTTCGGCGAGAACCTCACCGTCGCGGGGCTGCTCGAGGACCATGTGCGCGTCGGCGAGCGCTTCCGGATCGGGACGGCGGAGATCATGGTGACGCAGCCGCGGACGCCGTGCTTCAAGCTCGGCATCAAGTTCGGCCGGCCCGGGATCGTGAAGGAGTTCCTCCGCTCGGAGCGGAGCGGCTTCTACTTCGCGATCGTCCGTCCCGGCGAGATCGCCGCCGGCGACCCGATCGAGCGCGCGCACGCCGAGCCCGAGAGCATGACGATCACCGAGCTCGTGCGGCTCGGGATGGCCGACGCGATCGACGCGGCGACGCTCTGCCGCGCGATCGCACTGCCGGGCCTTGCCGCGGTGTGGCGCGAGGCGTTCGTGAAGCGCCTCGCCGACTGA